The following coding sequences lie in one Arachis ipaensis cultivar K30076 chromosome B03, Araip1.1, whole genome shotgun sequence genomic window:
- the LOC107630691 gene encoding calcineurin B-like protein 7, translating to MSIIMSCFCFRKGNPAKTNHDQFVILASETSFTVNEVEALLDLYRKLSGTVIGDGLIHKEEFQFALLRNSSKQNLFVDRVFDMFDIKRNGVIEFTEFVRSLSIFHPNTSPEKKIEFAFRLFDLRQTGYIGHNELKEMVLATLTESDVTVPDDIVESIVGKTMREADSNGDGKIDGKEWKEYVRKNPSLMKMMTLPYLKDITLAFPSFVLRTEVEHC from the exons ATGTCCATTATCATGAGTTGCTTTTGCTTTAGAAAAGGTAACCCCGCCAAGACTAATCATGACCAATTCGTCATTCTTGCTTCCGAGACATCCT TTACTGTGAATGAGGTTGAGGCTTTACTTGATCTGTACAGAAAGCTAAGTGGTACAGTTATTGGTGATGGTTTAATTCACAAG GAGGAGTTCCAGTTTGCACTTCTTAGAAATAGTAGTAAGCAGAATCTATTTGTAGACAGG GTATTTGATATGTTTGATATTAAGCGAAACGGGGTTATCGAGTTCACCGAGTTCGTTCGGTCTCTGAGCATCTTTCATCCTAATACATCACCAGAGAAGAAAATTGAAT TTGCATTTAGATTGTTTGACCTTAGACAAACTGGATACATTGGACACAACGAG TTGAAGGAAATGGTCTTGGCAACTCTGACTGAATCAGATGTTACTGTTCCAGATGATATTGTTGAATCAATTGTGGGAAAG ACAATGAGGGAAGCTGACTCAAATGGAGATGGGAAGATTGATGGTAAAGAGTGGAAAGAATATGTGAGAAAAAATCCCTCTCTTATGAAGATGATGACTCTGCCATATCTAAA GGATATAACTCTGGCATTTCCCAGCTTTGTTTTGCGCACTGAAGTGGAACACTGCTAA